One genomic region from Yarrowia lipolytica chromosome 1C, complete sequence encodes:
- a CDS encoding uncharacterized protein (Compare to YALI0C17369g, some similarities with uniprot|Q8ZGI1 Yersinia pestis Putative iron/ascorbate oxidoreductase family protein): MFTSIPIIDLSEDTPTILAKLRPALFNVGFCYIKNYGVDPGLIQRVTELGKQLFDLPQTEKQRIDMSNSPHFLGYSRLGDEITKNQTDWREQMDLATELPAPKDDEPLYRRLRGPNQWPDEKLIPGFRQAFEAYIEQMGPVSIHFVSLIAQALGLEADAFAHLFEQHQQHKLKVVRYPDVDEVKVKVEGETKVKGGVKKEDPVDIDVKLEPQESSLHADETKVKLEDEPVEIKQDDDSIERKASVKQECHAERSIYTQGVGPHKDSELTSYLLQCTPHRGLQVLNSNNEWIDVPPIEGTLVVAMGQAMEALTRGYCVSTTHRVLAPEAGSGSRFSIPFFQGISYDANFRDFKLPSEVEESLKKNKVVTEDTGQYRHDMFSNIGEATFMNRIRSHPTVAKRWYKDVIDVTKLDTLPRVLSRLSRIFAGAEKTMMFHNSPLPLSFDDFARSVLEYSHEKVTRDDLSQLFALWPNLYRTEVRRDGMLMLSLENITSVALTQTRDARQKQFDDLCWKWLRQHPVTWSKGPEIDQKKQSSFTKKRGISETAESLRKTPVTKQRIFKLAKPDTKLGGTVLERIKARKAASAHLNKKSEQEEKSESQQRFLDSNIPRVVDVLVGAGKGNSTSIPMDRAIRMVNDSVRRNLSEKEARAILVRVSQVVPSFCKLVEVGDQAVLRLGKKTRGAVQAELREFEESEHSK, from the coding sequence ATGTTCACGTCCATCCCCATCATCGACCTGTCAGAGGACACCCCAACCATCCTCGCTAAACTGCGACCAGCTCTTTTCAACGTGGGTTTCTGCTACATCAAAAACTATGGAGTGGACCCTGGTCTCATCCAACGAGTGACCGAGCTCGGGAAACAACTCTTTGATCTTCCCCAAACCGAGAAACAACGTATCGACATGTCCAACTCGCCCCATTTCCTCGGATACTCGCGTCTCGGAGACGAAATCACCAAAAACCAGACAGACTGGCGCGAACAAATGGATCTGGCCACCGAACTGCCTGCCCCCAAGGACGACGAACCGCTCTACAGACGCCTGCGAGGCCCCAACCAATGGCCTGATGAAAAGCTCATTCCTGGCTTCAGACAGGCCTTTGAGGCGTACATTGAACAAATGGGCCCCGTGTCGATCCACTTTGTGTCTCTGATTGCACAAGCTCTGGGTTTGGAGGCGGATGCCTTCGCGCACCTGTTTGAgcaacaccagcagcacaagctcaaggtggTGCGGTATCCCGATGTGGACGAGGTCAAGGTGAAGGTTGAGGGAGAGACAAAGGTCAAGGGAGGTGTCAAGAAAGAAGATCCAGTTGATATTGATGTCAAGCTGGAGCCTCAGGAGTCCTCCCTACATGCAGACGAGACTAAGGTGAAACTGGAGGATGAGCCTGTTGAGATCAAACAAGATGATGATTCCATCGAACGAAAGGCATCCGTCAAGCAGGAGTGCCATGCCGAACGCTCCATCTACACTCAAGGAGTGGGGCCTCACAAGGACTCGGAACTGACATCTTACCTGCTGCAATGCACTCCACATAGAGGTCTCCAGGTGCTCAATTCCAACAACGAATGGATCGATGTGCCACCGATTGAAGGcaccttggtggtggctATGGGTCAAGCCATGGAGGCTCTGACTCGGGGATACTGTGTGAGCACCACTCATCGAGTTCTAGCGCCCGAGGCTGGGTCTGGTTCCCGATTCTCAATTCCCTTCTTCCAGGGAATTTCCTATGATGCCAACTTCCGAGACTTCAAACTGCCTTCTGAGGTAGAAGAGagtctcaagaagaacaaggtgGTGACTGAAGACACGGGTCAGTACAGACACGACATGTTCAGCAATATTGGAGAAGCCACGTTCATGAACCGGATCAGAAGTCATCCTACAGTTGCCAAACGATGGTATAAAGACGTGATTGATGTCACCAAGCTGGACACCTTGCCCAGAGTGCTCAGCCGTCTCAGCCGCATCTTCGCAGGAGCTGAGAAAACAATGATGTTCCACAACTCGCCTCTTCCTCTCAGTTTCGACGACTTTGCCAGATCGGTTCTTGAGTACTCGCACGAGAAGGTGACTCGAGATGATCTTTCACAGCTCTTCGCTCTCTGGCCCAATTTGTACAGAACCGAGGTTCGACGCGATGGAATGCTCATGTTGTCTCTTGAGAATATCACCTCTGTGGCTCTTACGCAGACAAGAGACGCTCGTCAGAAGCAGTTTGACGACCTGTGTTGGAAATGGCTCAGACAACatccggtcacgtggtccaAAGGTCCAGAAATTGatcagaagaagcagtcATCTTTTACGAAGAAGAGAGGCATTTCTGAAACTGCAGAGTCGCTCAGAAAGACTCCGGTCACGAAGCAGCGCATTTTCAAACTGGCTAAGCCCGATACCAAGCTTGGAGGCACGGTGTTGGAGCGGATCAAGGCCCGGAAAGCGGCTTCGGCGCATCTTAACAAGAAGTCCgaacaggaggagaagtCTGAGTCCCAACAGCGGTTCCTCGACTCCAATATCCCACGAGTGGTAGATGTGCTTGTGGGGGCTGGTAAGGGTAACAGTACATCTATTCCCATGGATAGGGCTATTCGAATGGTGAATGACTCTGTGAGAAGGAACTTGtcggagaaggaggcaaGAGCCATTCTGGTGAGAGTCAGCCAAGTTGTTCCCAGTTTCTGTAAGCTGGTAGAGGTAGGAGACCAGGCGGTGTTGAGACTTGGTAAGAAGACGAGAGGAGCGGTTCAGGCGGAGTTGAGGGAGTTTGAGGAGTCTGAACATTCAAAGTAA
- a CDS encoding uncharacterized protein (Compare to YALI0C17391g, some similarities with uniprot|Q12287 Saccharomyces cerevisiae YLL009c COX17 interacts genetically with SCO1 and SCO2 in cytochrome oxidase assembly): MPLIANASETKDGKNTTIPSGDKPKPCCVCKDEKAARDECLLFNGVDSDKCKPLISAYKECMKGFGFDI, from the exons ATGCCTCTTATTGCCAAC GCATCTGAAACCAAGGACGGAAAGAACACCACCATCCCTTCCGGcgacaagcccaagcccTGCTGCGTGTGCAAGGACGAGAAGGCCGCTCGAGACGAGTGTCTGCTCTTTAACGGCGTCGACTCCGACAAATGCAAGCCTCTCATCTCCGCCTACAAGGAGTGCATGAAGGGCTTTGGTTTCGACATCTAA
- a CDS encoding uncharacterized protein (Converted to coding from non-coding YALI0C17413g, some similarities with uniprot|Q6C822 Yarrowia lipolytica YALI0D23419g no start), whose translation MVYAVIKTPDEAFREDDNAKQSIQTLRISSRTVSEMGFKNLIPRTGEYKVFPPGHFTKDLTKDLARYVRFSSASYGQSFMRLLGIGLFDVPFSTTAVHHSEHHTFAHHARVSLDQILLSKKCYSDKRRCILPVAFCWTIHCCGPRSQSGSSDKQRNLGSRRRAHLYVLSVRHTRPTTAFRDVPAA comes from the coding sequence ATGGTTTACGCAGTCATCAAGACGCCTGATGAAGCGTTTAGAGAAGATGACAATGCCAAACAGTCGATCCAGACTCTACGGATCTCTTCCCGGACCGTTTCCGAAATGGGATTCAAGAATCTCATCCCTCGAACAGGCGAATACAAAGTGTTTCCTCCAGGACACTTCACCAAGGACCTCACCAAGGACCTAGCTCGGTACGTGCGGTTCTCCAGTGCCTCTTATGGGCAGTCGTTCATGAGACTTCTAGGTATTGGCCTTTTCGATGTGCCCTTCAGCACCACCGCAGTTCATCATTCCGAGCATCATACCTTTGCCCACCATGCCAGGGTCAGTCTCGATCAGATTTTGTTATCCAAAAAATGCTATAGCGACAAAAGACGGTGTATACTTCCAGTGGCATTCTGCTGGACCATTCATTGTTGTGGACCACGATCCCAAAGCGGTAGTTCTGACAAACAGAGGAACCTGGGGTCTAGACGACGTGCTCACCTATATGTCCTGTCGGTTCGTCATACAAGGCCCACCACGGCATTTCGAGACGTGCCCGCAGCATAA